One segment of Arvicanthis niloticus isolate mArvNil1 chromosome 5, mArvNil1.pat.X, whole genome shotgun sequence DNA contains the following:
- the Padi1 gene encoding protein-arginine deiminase type-1, translating into MASPRAVQLSLRKPTHATCVVGVETLVDVYSDVPKRAKTFGVSGSSEVKIYVVYDPSPVAEPAGRAHWPLDANVDVVVVADRVSKDLHDLKVKVSYFESQEAAALAHSVLYLTAVDVSLDVDTGRTGKVKRGSGDKKTWRWGSRGSGAILLVNCDRDIHGSREDLHASHLRSLEDLQDMSPMVLSCGGPDELFESHKLVLKASLPDSRRLKVFCARGGTSLSNYKQVLGPRHNSYEVERRPGERDIQFYVEGLTFPDANFSGLLSLSVSLVDTRPLSEVSVFTDSVTFRVAPWIMTPNTQPPLELYVCSVTDIHGRNDKFLEDMSHLAMKANCKLVVCPRVENHNDRWIQDELEFGYIDSPHKSFPVVFDSPRNRGLREFAFKKILGPDFGYVTREIEFAGASGLDSFGNLDVSPPVRVGNKEYPLGRILIGGSFPKSSGRRMAKVVRDFLQAQQVQAPVELYSDWLSVGHVDEFLSFVPTSDQKGFRLLLASPSACLQLFQEKKKEGYGEAQQFDGLKHKAKRSINDILADRHLRRDSAHVQECIDWNREVLKRELGLSESDIVDIPQLFFLKGAYAEAFFPDMVNMVVLGKYLGIPKPFGPIINGRCCLEEKVRSLLEPLGLRCVFIDDFLFYHQLLGEIHCGTNVRRKPFTFRWWNSVP; encoded by the exons TGATGTGCCCAAACGTGCCAAGACCTTTGGGGTGTCCGGGAGCTCTGAGGTGAAGATCTACGTGGTCTACGATCCCTCACCAGTGGCAGAGCCCGCAGGCCGGGCCCACTGGCCCCTGGATGCTAATGTGGacgtggtggtggtggcagacaGAGTCAGTAAGGACTTACATGACCTCAAG GTGAAGGTATCGTACTTTGAGTCACAGGAGGCTGCTGCCCTGGCCCACAGCGTGCTCTACCTCACTGCTGTTG ATGTGTCCCTCGATGTCGACACAGGCCGCACAGGCAAGGTGAAGAGAGGCTCTGGTGACAAG AAAACCTGGCGCTGGGGTTCCAGGGGCTCCGGGGCCATCCTGTTGGTAAACTGTGACAGAGATATCCACGGGTCCAGGGAGGACCTGCACGCCAGCCATTTGAGGTCACTGGAGG ACCTGCAGGACATGTCCCCAATGGTGCTGAGCTGTGGCGGCCCTGATGAGCTTTTTGAGAGCCACAAGCTGGTCTTGAAGGCGTCTTTGCCCGATTCCAGAAGACTGAAAGTCTTCTGTGCCCGGG GTGGGACCTCCCTCTCCAACTACAAACAGGTGCTAGGGCCCCGTCACAACTCCTATGAGGTGGAACGGCGTCCCGGCGAGAGGGACATCCAGTTCTACGTGGAAGGACTCACCTTCCCCGACGCCAATTTCTCAGGGCTGCTCTCTCTCAGCGTCAGCCTGGTGGACACACGG CCCCTCTCCGAGGTGTCAGTCTTCACGGACAGCGTGACCTTCCGAGTGGCACCCTGGATCATGACCCCCAACACCCAGCCGCCCCTGGAGCtgtatgtgtgcag CGTCACAGATATTCATGGCCGCAATGACAAGTTCCTGGAGGACATGTCCCACCTGGCCATGAAGGCCAACTGCAAACTTGTAGTCTGTCCCCGGGTGGAAAATCACAATGATCGCTGGATCCAG GATGAATTGGAGTTTGGCTACATTGACTCCCCTCACAAATCCTTTCCTGTGGTCTTTGATTCCCCCCGAAACAGAGGCTTGAGAGAATTTGCCTTTAAGAAGATCCTG GGTCCTGACTTTGGATACGTGACCCGGGAGATCGAGTTCGCAGGTGCCTCTGGCCTGGATTCCTTCGGCAACCTGGATGTGAGCCCGCCGGTGAGGGTGGGCAACAAGGAGTACCCCCTCGGCAGAATCCTCATCGGTGGCAGCTTCCCCAA GTCCAGCGGGCGGCGGATGGCCAAGGTGGTACGTGACTTCCTGCAGGCCCAGCAGGTGCAGGCTCCTGTGGAACTCTACTCCGATTGGCTTTCTGTGGGCCACGTGGATGAGTTTCTGAGCTTCGTGCCCACCTCTGACCAAAAG GGCTTCCGGCTACTCCTGGCCAGCCCTAGTGCCTGCCTCCAGCTGTtccaggaaaagaagaaggagggctATGGGGAGGCCCAGCAGTTTGATG GCCTCAAGCATAAGGCAAAGAGAAGCATCAATGACATCTTAGCTGACAGGCACCTCAGGAGGGACAGTGCGCATGTGCAG GAATGCATTGACTGGAACCGCGAGGTGCTAAAGCGGGAGCTGGGCCTCTCCGAGAGCGACATCGTGGACATTCCTCAGCTCTTCTTCCTGAAGGGAGCCTACGCAGAAGCCTTCTTTCCTGACATG GTCAACATGGTGGTCCTCGGGAAGTACCTGGGCATCCCTAAGCCTTTCGGGCCCATCATCAATGGTCGCTGCTGCCTGGAGGAGAAGGTGCGCTCCCTGCTGGAGCCGCTGGGTCTGCGCTGCGTCTTTATCGACGATTTTCTCTTTTACCACCAGCTGCTCGGAGAGATCCACTGTGGCACAAATGTGCGGAGGAAACCTTTTACCTTTAGGTGGTGGAACTCCGTGCCCTGA